In Shewanella sp. MR-4, the genomic stretch CCCAGTCCCAGCGGCGATATTGAAGGGGCGAACCGCGCCACACCCGATCAGGTTCAGCGCTATCTCGCCAGACTCTCGGGGCCTTTTTTAGATAGGTTCGACCTCACCATCGAAGTCCCCAAACTCCCTGCGGGTACACTCACACAACCAACAAGTACCAGCGAAACCAGTGATGAAATCGCTAAACGAGTCAAACGCGCCCGCGATAGCCAACTCGCGCGAGCTGGCGTGCTCAACAGTGAACTCTCGGGAAAAAAACTAAAGCAATTCGGCGGCCTTAGCGACGCCGACTTAGGCTTTTTAGAACAGAGTGTCGTCAAGCTTGGGTTATCCGTTCGCAGCTTCCATCGGATTCAACGCGTCGCTCGCACCATTGCCGATCTTGAGCAAGCGCCCAATACCGAACGGCGCCACCTCGCCCAAGCCTTAGGTTATCGCGCCATGGATAAGCTGCTCGCCCGTTTATCCCAGCAGTATTGAACTCAAAATATTAACAAATGCGCTGACCAGCTGCCGTAAGATTGAGCCAAACGCCGACACCGAGTAACATAGGCCTCCAATTTTATCAGGAGGCACTAATGGGGACGCTGTTTTCACAATTAAAAGGCTGCATTGCCTTCTTAGGTTATGTGGTGAACACCTTGTTTTGGGTTATACCCATAGTGCTGGGCAGTTTGATAAAGCTTATCCCTCTGCCGCCTTTGAGAACGGCCATCAGTTACTTTCTCGACTTTTGCGCCAGCGCCTGGATAAGCGTCAATGGTGTGATTGAACGTGTGCTACACCCTGTAGAAATTGAACTCTCGGGTGAGACTCAATTCTCGACCAAAGAATGGTATATGGTGATTGCTAACCATCAGTCTTGGGTGGATATTTTAATCCTGCAACGGGTGTTTAACCGCCGCATTCCCTTCCTGAAGTTCTTCCTCAAACAGGAACTACTTTATGTACCAGTATTAGGATTGGCGTGGTGGGCATTAGACTTTCCCTTTATGCGCCGCTATAGCACATCACAGCTGAAGAAAAATCCGAAGCTCAAGGGTAAAGATATTGAAATTACACGTAAAGCCTGCGCGAAATTTAAGACAAAGCCCGTCAGTGTGATGAACTTTGTCGAAGGCACGCGCTTTACTAAGGCGAAACATAAAAAGCAAAACTCACAGTTCCAACATCTGTTAAAACCTAAAGCGGGTGGCATGGCCTTCGCGCTATCGGCGATGGGAGAACAGATCCACAAGTTAGTGGATGTTGCGATTTACTACCCGGGCCCAGTTCCTAGCTTTTGGGACTACCTGACAGGCAAGCTGCCAAAGGTTAAAGTACACATTAAAGTGACCGATATTGCGCCAGGCATGCGTGGCGACTATATGAACGATCGTGATTTCAAAATTGGCTTCCAAGAACAGTTGAACGAACTTTGGCTCGCAAAAGATCAAGTGATCAGCCAACTGGCTGGCCAAGCGGACCAAGAAGTAAGGTAAAACCTCTATGTTGAATTTCCTTCCCGGCCCAGTGCTGTTTATTCTCAGTCTGAGCCTGCTGATCATTAACACCGCCCTTTGGGGAACCTTGGTTTGCCTCGGTGGTGTAGTGAAAATGCTGATGCCAGCTCAAAGTGCACGCAACGCAGTGACCGCACTGATGAACCGTTTTATGTGGGCATGGGCGAGCTGCAATGGTGGCATTTTATATTTGATTGCCAAAATTGAGTGGGACATCCAAGGCCTCGAAGGATTGGATAAAAACGGCTGGTACTTGTTAATCAGTAACCACCTCAGTGGCTTTGATATTGCCGCGCAGACCTACCTGCTGCGTAACCATATCCCTATGCTGAAGTTCTTTCTCAAGAAAGAGTTGATCTATGTGCCCATTATGGGCCTAGGTTGCTGGGCGCTCGACATGCCCTTTATGGACAGAACCAGCCCGGCAAAACTCAAGAAAAATCCAAAGCTTAAGGGTAAGGATTTAGCGACCACTCGCCGCGCCTGTGAAAAGTTTAAAAATATGCCCACCTCGATCATCAACTATGTTGAGGGCAGCCGTTTTACCGAAGACAAGCGCCAGCGTCAGGATTCACCTTACCGCCACTTGCTGCGTCCTAAGGCGGGCGGAATTGCCTTCACCCTGTCGGCCATGGGTGAGCAATTTACCAATCTATTGGATGTAACCTTAGTGTATCCCGATGCGCCAGATGATGTGTTATTCGGCGTGATGAATGGCAAAGTACGGAAGATTGTGGTGCGGGTACGCGCCTTACCAGTGCCCCAAGTCGATGCCACTCGCTACTTTTCAGAATCTGAATATCGGGTCGAGTTTCAGCGTTGGTTAAACCAAGTTTGGGCCGAGAAAGATGAGCAAATCGATGCGCTATTACTGCAACATCGACAGCTCACGGATAGCGCCACCAGCACCCACACACAGCTTCACTAACGTAAAGTGAGTCGATAGCGGGTTTGGCTTGCCCGCTTATTCCGCCTCAAGCAGCGCCAACCTCGTTGCCGCTTGCGCTAATTCCGTTTCATTAAACACACTCACACCCGCCGCCCGCAGTAATTCCGCCGTCATTCCTTGCCCTGCGATTAAACGTTTACTGAAAGTGCCATCATAAATATGTTGATTGCCACAGGAAGGACTACGCGCCTTTAAAATCGCAATCTTAATACCTTGCTCCTGAGCCAGAGCAAGCGCCTTTTGTGCTCCCAACCGAAAGGCCGCAGTCACATCCTCCCCCTGCGCCGTTAGCACTGCCTCGCCGACACGCTCGGCCGCGGGCCTTGGTGTGGGTAATCCGCCCGCGCATTCGGGACAAAATGCCACGATACGACCTTCCCGCTGCCATCGCTGCATCCACTCGTCTTGCAGCAGATTATGGCCACCGTCATAACGTACCGCCTGCCCGAGCAAACAACTGCTAATGAGGATTTTCTCCATCTTGCCCCTCTATACCTTCACCCTGTGAGTACCGACCCATACCTCTTCAGCATTGTACTCAATAAGTCGCAATGGGGTAAAAGCTGTGCTTGTTCGGACCATTAGACATCACTCAACACCAAAATTGTCGACAATTATCAATTATAAAATAGAGAAGATAAAATTACCAAAATCAACTAAAAACAAAAATAACCAACAAATACAATAATTAATATAGTAAAAACTAGAAATATAGACTTACGTCTAAGTAAACATATTGTTGACAATCGTCATTAACGGGACTATTTTTTACCCATTGTCGACAATCCAGCAATCAACGAGTGATGCGCAGTATGTTGAAGCAAGAGACCATATTCCCAACAGATGACACCCCAAGCTCAGTGGCTCATGCCGCGACGAGCCCAACGAACAAGGTGAAATCCCTCGCCAGCGAAAAATCGTCGACCACCTTAGCCGATCAAATTTTGGTGCAAATACAAACCAGCATCATCAAGGGCGAACTGCCTGCGGGCAGTAAGATCAACGAGCAAGCCCTCGCCGAAAAATATGGCATCAGCCGCGGCCCAACCCGTGAAGCGCTGCAAACCTTAGAAAGACAACGTCTCGTTGTCCGCGCGCCCCATGTGGGTGCCCGTGTTGCTCAACTCACAGTGAGCGAGTTAAACGATTTATATCAATTGCGTAGCGTGCTCGAAGGCATGGCCTGCGAACTCGCCGCCAACCGTATTACCCCAGAACAGCTGGCGAAGTTGCAAGACTTACTCGCCGTGCAAGAAACCGCACTGGCCAATGGCGATACCTATTTCCAAGAGGAAGGCGATGTCGACTTCCACTATCAAATCATCCAAGCCAGCGGCAATAAGCATCTGCAAGAAACCTTAATTGGTGGGCTTTACCACCTGCTGCGGATGTATCGCTATCAATGCACTAATAAGAACCGCCCAGTAAAAGCCATTGCCGAACATAGACGTATCGTCGAGGCCATCGCCCAGCGTGATGGTGAACTCGCCAGTCTGTTGATGCGTCGCCATATTGAGCAAGGCCGTAAAAATACCGAATTACGCTTGATTGAATTACAAGCTAACGCCGCCGCGAAAGAAACCTTAGCCAATATTAACTAAGGCGTTGCGGCCCATAAGCATCCAATGCTGAACACTCAGTACCCTAAATAGGATAAGGACAAGACCATGACCCAAAGCGCAGGATTACGTTTTCGCCAAGCTCTTGCTAACTCAAAACCGCTGCAAATCGTCGGCACCACTAATGCCTATTTCGCCCTGATGGCGGAGCAAACGGGTTTCCAAGCCCTGTATCTGTCGGGCGCGGGTGTAGCGAACGCCTCCTACGGTTTACCGGATTTAGGCATGACCTCGATGAATGACGTGCTGATCGATGCCGGTCGTATCACTTCGGCAACCCAACTGCCACTGCTGGTCGATATCGACACAGGTTGGGGCGGCGCTTTCAACATCGCCCGCACCATTAAAGAATTTGAAAAAGCAGGTGTTGCCGCCGTGCACATGGAAGACCAAGTGTCGCAAAAGCGTTGTGGCCACAGACCCAACAAAGCGGTCGTCAGCACAGAGGAAATGGTTGACCGTATCAAGGCCGCCGTCGATGCCCGTACCGATCCTAACTTTGTAATCATGGCGCGCACCGATGCGGTTGCCGTTGAAGGTTTAGAAGCGGGTATCGAACGTGCAAAAGCCTATATCGCCGCGGGTGCCGATATGATTTTCGCCGAAGCCTTAACTGAGCTGGACCAATACCGTCACTTCAAGGCTCAGGTGAACGCGCCGATTCTGGCGAACATGACCGAATTTGGCCAAACCCAACTGTTCAACAAAGAAGAACTTGCCGCAGCGGGCGCCGACATGGTGCTTTACCCACTCGGCACTTTCCGCGCCGCTAACCAAGCCGCACTGAAAGTGATGCAAGCGCTGATGAATGATGGTCATCAACGCAATGTCTTAGACACTATGCAGACCCGTGCGGATCTGTATAAGTACTTGGGCTACCACGCCTTTGAAGACAAGTTAGATCAATTGTTTAGCCAAGATAAGTAAAAGATAAGTACAGACCATGGACGTCAGTAGAAGCTTAGGCTTCGCGTTGTTACTGATACCCAGATGCGCGAGCCGTGACCTCAAATAACGGCTCACACATCACCGACACGCTGCAACCCTACATAAGGCCGAAACGAGTATTTCGCCAACATTATGCAGCTTTAACCAAAAAGGTAGACGGCCAATATTGAGCCTGTCTGCAATAACCATAGCGTTAACGGAAGGGAAGGATTATGTCAGACGCAAAAAAATTAAGTGGTGCAGGATTACGTGGCCAGAGCGCGGGTGAGACCGCATTAAGTACCGTAGGTGTATCGGGCAGCGGCCTGACCTATCGCGGTTACGATGTGAAGGACTTGGCCGAAAACGCCACCTTCGAAGAAGTCGCCCACCTCATTCTCTACGGTGAGCTGCCAACCACAGCACAACTCGAAGCATACAAGACCAAACTTAAGGGTATGCGCGGCCTGCCACAGGCATTAAAAGAAGTATTAGAGCGTATTCCTGCCGACGCCCATCCAATGGATGTCATGCGTACCGGTTGCTCGATGCTGGGTAACCTCGAAGCCGAGCACAGCTTTAGCGAGCAGAGCCAAATTGCCGATCGTTTACTGGCGGCCTTCCCATCGATCATCTGCTACTGGTATCGCTTTAGCCACGATGGTGTACGCATCGAAACCGAAACCAACGATGAGCAAATCGGTGCTCACTTCCTGCACCTGCTGCACGGCAAAGCCCCATCGGCGCTGCACGCTAAGGTAATGGACGTATCATTAATTCTGTATGCAGAGCATGAGTTTAACGCTTCAACCTTTACCGCCCGTGTGTGTGCATCGACCCTGTCGGACATGCATTCCTGCGTCACTGGTGCTATCGGCTCACTGCGTGGTCCGCTACACGGCGGCGCCAACGAAGCGGCGATGGAACTGATCCAAGACATGAAAGACGAAGCCGATGCCCGCGATGTGCTCATGGGTAAACTCGAGCGTAAAGAGAAGATCATGGGCTTTGGTCACGCCATTTACCGTGAGTCAGACCCACGTAACGCCATCATCAAAGAATGGTCTGAAAAGCTGGCTGCCGATTACGGCGATGATCGCCTCTACCGTGTGTCGGTCGCCTGTGAAGCCCTGATGTGGGA encodes the following:
- a CDS encoding acyltransferase; the encoded protein is MGTLFSQLKGCIAFLGYVVNTLFWVIPIVLGSLIKLIPLPPLRTAISYFLDFCASAWISVNGVIERVLHPVEIELSGETQFSTKEWYMVIANHQSWVDILILQRVFNRRIPFLKFFLKQELLYVPVLGLAWWALDFPFMRRYSTSQLKKNPKLKGKDIEITRKACAKFKTKPVSVMNFVEGTRFTKAKHKKQNSQFQHLLKPKAGGMAFALSAMGEQIHKLVDVAIYYPGPVPSFWDYLTGKLPKVKVHIKVTDIAPGMRGDYMNDRDFKIGFQEQLNELWLAKDQVISQLAGQADQEVR
- a CDS encoding acyltransferase; the encoded protein is MLNFLPGPVLFILSLSLLIINTALWGTLVCLGGVVKMLMPAQSARNAVTALMNRFMWAWASCNGGILYLIAKIEWDIQGLEGLDKNGWYLLISNHLSGFDIAAQTYLLRNHIPMLKFFLKKELIYVPIMGLGCWALDMPFMDRTSPAKLKKNPKLKGKDLATTRRACEKFKNMPTSIINYVEGSRFTEDKRQRQDSPYRHLLRPKAGGIAFTLSAMGEQFTNLLDVTLVYPDAPDDVLFGVMNGKVRKIVVRVRALPVPQVDATRYFSESEYRVEFQRWLNQVWAEKDEQIDALLLQHRQLTDSATSTHTQLH
- a CDS encoding DUF523 domain-containing protein; translated protein: MEKILISSCLLGQAVRYDGGHNLLQDEWMQRWQREGRIVAFCPECAGGLPTPRPAAERVGEAVLTAQGEDVTAAFRLGAQKALALAQEQGIKIAILKARSPSCGNQHIYDGTFSKRLIAGQGMTAELLRAAGVSVFNETELAQAATRLALLEAE
- a CDS encoding GntR family transcriptional regulator, giving the protein MLKQETIFPTDDTPSSVAHAATSPTNKVKSLASEKSSTTLADQILVQIQTSIIKGELPAGSKINEQALAEKYGISRGPTREALQTLERQRLVVRAPHVGARVAQLTVSELNDLYQLRSVLEGMACELAANRITPEQLAKLQDLLAVQETALANGDTYFQEEGDVDFHYQIIQASGNKHLQETLIGGLYHLLRMYRYQCTNKNRPVKAIAEHRRIVEAIAQRDGELASLLMRRHIEQGRKNTELRLIELQANAAAKETLANIN
- the prpB gene encoding methylisocitrate lyase — protein: MTQSAGLRFRQALANSKPLQIVGTTNAYFALMAEQTGFQALYLSGAGVANASYGLPDLGMTSMNDVLIDAGRITSATQLPLLVDIDTGWGGAFNIARTIKEFEKAGVAAVHMEDQVSQKRCGHRPNKAVVSTEEMVDRIKAAVDARTDPNFVIMARTDAVAVEGLEAGIERAKAYIAAGADMIFAEALTELDQYRHFKAQVNAPILANMTEFGQTQLFNKEELAAAGADMVLYPLGTFRAANQAALKVMQALMNDGHQRNVLDTMQTRADLYKYLGYHAFEDKLDQLFSQDK
- the prpC gene encoding 2-methylcitrate synthase — protein: MSDAKKLSGAGLRGQSAGETALSTVGVSGSGLTYRGYDVKDLAENATFEEVAHLILYGELPTTAQLEAYKTKLKGMRGLPQALKEVLERIPADAHPMDVMRTGCSMLGNLEAEHSFSEQSQIADRLLAAFPSIICYWYRFSHDGVRIETETNDEQIGAHFLHLLHGKAPSALHAKVMDVSLILYAEHEFNASTFTARVCASTLSDMHSCVTGAIGSLRGPLHGGANEAAMELIQDMKDEADARDVLMGKLERKEKIMGFGHAIYRESDPRNAIIKEWSEKLAADYGDDRLYRVSVACEALMWEQKKLFCNADFFHASAYHFMGIPTKLFTPIFVCSRVTGWTAHVMEQRSNNRIIRPSADYVGVALRKVVPIAER